A single region of the Cucumis melo cultivar AY chromosome 3, USDA_Cmelo_AY_1.0, whole genome shotgun sequence genome encodes:
- the LOC103504082 gene encoding N-glycosylase/DNA lyase OGG1 isoform X2 gives MPSLSFKPLLLMTKRFKPTPPSTPSTKPSPPPPSPPTPQLSHSKPTTVSIHHSSKNPNKTLTLLKSPQSPSSSNWVSLNLTRSDLSLPLTFPTGQTFRWKQTNPLEFTGVVGSHLISLNHLPNGEVSYCLHFSSTSTSSSAAARLALLDFLNAGISLSSIWEVFSAADPGFDALARHLEGARVLRQDPLECLIQFLCSSNNNIGRITKMVDYISSLGNYLGNVGGFDFHEFPSLERLSLVSEAELREAGFGYRAKYIIGTVNALKAKPGGGAEWLLSLRDSDLEEVIGALSTLPGVGPKVAACVALFSLDQHHAIPVDTHVWQIATRYLVPELAGARLTPKLCNRVAEAFVSKYGKYAGWAQTLLFVAELPQQKALLPATLENTKRKRSTKQQKDMAHAEQDL, from the exons ATGCCTTCATTGTCATTCAAACCCCTCCTTCTAATGACGAAGAGATTCAAACCCACTCCACCCTCCACTCCCTCCACAAAGCCATCGCCACCGCCGCCGTCTCCCCCTACCCCTCAACTCTCCCATTCAAAACCAACCACTGTCTCCATCCACCACTCATCCAAAAACCCAAACAAAACCCTAACCCTCCTCAAATCCCCCCAATCCCCATCATCCTCCAACTGGGTCTCTCTAAATCTCACCAGATCAGACCTCTCTTTGCCTCTCACTTTCCCCACCGGCCAAACCTTCCGCTGGAAACAAACCAACCCCCTTGAGTTCACCGGCGTCGTTGGCTCTCATCTCATCTCTCTCAACCATCTTCCAAACGGCGAAGTTTCATATTGCCTTCACTTTTCTTCTACATCCACCTCCTCCTCCGCCGCCGCCAGATTGGCATTACTTGATTTCCTTAACGCCGGCATCTCCCTGAGTTCCATTTGGGAGGTATTCTCGGCGGCTGATCCGGGATTCGATGCGTTGGCTCGCCATTTGGAGGGGGCTCGAGTTCTCAGGCAAGACCCACTTGAATGTTTGATTCAGTTTTTGTGTTCTTCCAATAATAATATTGGGAGAATCACTAAAATGGTGGATTACATCTCATCACTCGGGAATTATTTGGGTAATGTTGGAGGTTTTGATTTCCATGAATTCCCTTCTTTGGAGAGGCTGTCCTTGGTCTCTGAGGCTGAGCTTAGAGAGGCAGGCTTTGGTTACAG GGCTAAATACATAATTGGCACTGTGAATGCACTGAAAGCAAAACCTGGTGGAGGTGCAGAATGGCTTCTGTCCCTTCGTGATTCAGATCTTGAAGAGGTGATTGGAGCCCTTTCTACTTTACCGGGCGTGGGTCCAAAGGTAGCAGCTTGTGTCGCTCTCTTCTCTCTTGACCAGCACCACGCCATTCCTGTTGACACACATGTCTGGCAG ATTGCTACAAGGTACCTTGTTCCTGAGCTTGCTGGTGCACGCCTAACACCAAAGCTTTGCAATCGTGTGGCTGAGGCATTTGTCAGCAAGTATGGAAAATACGCTGGATGGGCTCAAACTCTGCTTTTCGTCGCTGAGTTGCCTCAACAGAAGGCCCTTTTACCAGCAACTCTTGAGAATACCAAAAGGAAAAGATCTACAAAGCAGCAGAAAGATATGGCACATGCTG AGCAAGATCTATAG
- the LOC103504082 gene encoding N-glycosylase/DNA lyase OGG1 isoform X1, which produces MPSLSFKPLLLMTKRFKPTPPSTPSTKPSPPPPSPPTPQLSHSKPTTVSIHHSSKNPNKTLTLLKSPQSPSSSNWVSLNLTRSDLSLPLTFPTGQTFRWKQTNPLEFTGVVGSHLISLNHLPNGEVSYCLHFSSTSTSSSAAARLALLDFLNAGISLSSIWEVFSAADPGFDALARHLEGARVLRQDPLECLIQFLCSSNNNIGRITKMVDYISSLGNYLGNVGGFDFHEFPSLERLSLVSEAELREAGFGYRAKYIIGTVNALKAKPGGGAEWLLSLRDSDLEEVIGALSTLPGVGPKVAACVALFSLDQHHAIPVDTHVWQIATRYLVPELAGARLTPKLCNRVAEAFVSKYGKYAGWAQTLLFVAELPQQKALLPATLENTKRKRSTKQQKDMAHAGNIDQCE; this is translated from the exons ATGCCTTCATTGTCATTCAAACCCCTCCTTCTAATGACGAAGAGATTCAAACCCACTCCACCCTCCACTCCCTCCACAAAGCCATCGCCACCGCCGCCGTCTCCCCCTACCCCTCAACTCTCCCATTCAAAACCAACCACTGTCTCCATCCACCACTCATCCAAAAACCCAAACAAAACCCTAACCCTCCTCAAATCCCCCCAATCCCCATCATCCTCCAACTGGGTCTCTCTAAATCTCACCAGATCAGACCTCTCTTTGCCTCTCACTTTCCCCACCGGCCAAACCTTCCGCTGGAAACAAACCAACCCCCTTGAGTTCACCGGCGTCGTTGGCTCTCATCTCATCTCTCTCAACCATCTTCCAAACGGCGAAGTTTCATATTGCCTTCACTTTTCTTCTACATCCACCTCCTCCTCCGCCGCCGCCAGATTGGCATTACTTGATTTCCTTAACGCCGGCATCTCCCTGAGTTCCATTTGGGAGGTATTCTCGGCGGCTGATCCGGGATTCGATGCGTTGGCTCGCCATTTGGAGGGGGCTCGAGTTCTCAGGCAAGACCCACTTGAATGTTTGATTCAGTTTTTGTGTTCTTCCAATAATAATATTGGGAGAATCACTAAAATGGTGGATTACATCTCATCACTCGGGAATTATTTGGGTAATGTTGGAGGTTTTGATTTCCATGAATTCCCTTCTTTGGAGAGGCTGTCCTTGGTCTCTGAGGCTGAGCTTAGAGAGGCAGGCTTTGGTTACAG GGCTAAATACATAATTGGCACTGTGAATGCACTGAAAGCAAAACCTGGTGGAGGTGCAGAATGGCTTCTGTCCCTTCGTGATTCAGATCTTGAAGAGGTGATTGGAGCCCTTTCTACTTTACCGGGCGTGGGTCCAAAGGTAGCAGCTTGTGTCGCTCTCTTCTCTCTTGACCAGCACCACGCCATTCCTGTTGACACACATGTCTGGCAG ATTGCTACAAGGTACCTTGTTCCTGAGCTTGCTGGTGCACGCCTAACACCAAAGCTTTGCAATCGTGTGGCTGAGGCATTTGTCAGCAAGTATGGAAAATACGCTGGATGGGCTCAAACTCTGCTTTTCGTCGCTGAGTTGCCTCAACAGAAGGCCCTTTTACCAGCAACTCTTGAGAATACCAAAAGGAAAAGATCTACAAAGCAGCAGAAAGATATGGCACATGCTGGTAACATAGATCAATGTGAATAG
- the LOC103504084 gene encoding beta-galactosidase 16 isoform X2, with translation MAKSESCIVICIYSALFFTAPLFHCVLGGNDGIGVTYDGRSLIVNGEHKLLFSGSIHYPRSTPDMWPSLIAKAKEGGIDVIQTYVFWNLHEPQQGTYEFSGRRDIVQFVKEIQAQGLYACLRIGPFIEAEWSYGGLPFWLHDVPGIVYRSDNEPFKLHMQNFTTKIVNMMKSEGLYASQGGPIILSQIENEYTLVEAAFGEKGPPYVQWAAKMAVSLQTGVPWSMCKQNDAPDPVINTCNGMRCGETFTGPNSPTKPSIWTENWTSFYQTYGEEPYIRSAEEIAFHVALFIAAKNGTYVNYYMYHGGTNFGRSASAFMITGYYDQGPLDEYGLTREPKWGHLKELHAAVKLCSTPLLTGTKFNFSLGQSLEAIVFKTESDECAAFLVNRGAIDTDVLFQNVTYELPLGSISILPDCKNVAFNTRRVSVQRNTRSMMTVQKFDSSEEWEEFKEPIPNFEDTELRANKLLEHMGTTKDRSDYLWYTFRVQQDSPDSQQTFEVDSRAHALHAFVNGDYAGSAHGTYKEKGFSLVNTITLRNGINNISLLSVMVGLPDSGAFLETRVAGLRRVGIQGVDFSEQPWGYKVGLSGEQSQIFLDTGSSNVQWSRLGNSSQPLTWYKTRFDAPPGDDPIALNLGSMGKGAAWVNGRGIGRYWVSFLTPKGEPSQKWYNVPRSFLKPTDNQLVILEEETGNPVEISLDSVLITKTCGQVSESHYPLVASWMGAKKQKVRSAKNRTRRPKVQLSCPSKKKISNILFASFGTPSGDCQSYAIGMCHSPNSRPIVEHACLGRVKCSIPISSLNFQGDPCPHVTKTLLVDAQCT, from the exons ATGTGGCCTTCTTTGATAGCCAAAGCAAAGGAAGGTGGAATAGACGTTATACAAACCTACGTGTTCTGGAACCTTCACGAACCCCAACAAGGAACG TATGAATTTAGTGGAAGACGTGATATAGTACAATTTGTTAAAGAAATACAAGCTCAAGGACTATATGCTTGCCTTAGGATTGGACCCTTCATTGAGGCTGAATGGAGTTATGG AGGTCTACCATTTTGGTTACATGATGTTCCTGGAATTGTTTATCGATCTGACAACGAACCATTTAAG CTTCACATGCAAAACTTCACCACGAAGATCGTGAACATGATGAAGTCGGAAGGCTTATATGCTTCACAAGGAGGACCAATTATACTTTCACAG ATTGAGAATGAATACACATTGGTGGAGGCAGCCTTTGGTGAGAAAGGACCGCCTTATGTTCAATGGGCAGCAAAAATGGCTGTTAGCCTTCAGACTGGTGTGCCATGGAGCATGTGCAAGCAAAACGATGCACCTGACCCCGTG ATTAATACGTGTAATGGGATGAGATGTGGAGAAACATTCACAGGACCAAATTCACCCACTAAGCCATCTATTTGGACTGAGAATTGGACTAGTTT TTATCAAACATATGGTGAAGAACCGTATATAAGATCAGCGGAGGAGATTGCATTTCATGTTGCTCTTTTCATTGCCGCAAAGAATGGGACTTATGTCAATTATTATATG TATCATGGAGGAACCAACTTTGGAAGATCAGCCTCTGCATTTATGATCACAGGTTACTATGACCAAGGCCCCCTGGACGAATATG GTTTAACTAGGGAACCAAAATGGGGTCATCTTAAAGAATTACATGCTGCAGTTAAGCTATGCTCCACGCCATTGCTCACTGGAACAAAATTTAATTTCTCATTGGGACAATCACTAGAA gcCATTGTGTTCAAAACGGAGTCCGATGAATGTGCTGCCTTCTTGGTGAATAGGGGAGCTATAGACACGGATGTCCTCTTTCAGAATGTTACTTATGAGTTACCTCTTGGATCCATCAGCATCTTACCAGATTGTAAAAATGTGGCCTTCAATACTAGAAGA GTAAGTGTACAACGTAATACGAGATCAATGATGACAGTACAAAAGTTCGATTCATCTGAAGAATGGGAAGAATTCAAGGAACCAATACCTAACTTTGAGGATACCGAATTAAGAGCAAACAAATTATTAGAGCATATGGGTACAACAAAAGACAGATCAGACTATCTTTGGTACACTTTTAG GGTTCAACAAGATTCACCTGACTCTCAACAAACATTTGAAGTGGATTCTCGAGCTCATGCCTTGCATGCATTTGTCAATGGGGATTATGCAG GCTCTGCGCATGGAACTTACAAAGAAAAAGGTTTCTCTCTTGTGAATACTATTACATTGAGAAATGGCATCAACAATATCTCATTGCTCAGTGTAATGGTTGGGTTACCG GACTCTGGAGCATTTCTTGAGACCAGAGTTGCTGGACTGCGAAGAGTGGGAATTCAAGGCGTGGATTTCTCAGAACAACCATGGGGATACAAG GTTGGCCTATCAGGAGAGCAATCGCAAATATTTTTAGACACTGGGTCAAGCAATGTTCAGTGGAGCAGGTTAGGAAACTCTTCTCAGCCGCTCACATGGTACAAG ACTCGGTTTGATGCACCTCCTGGTGATGATCCAATTGCACTGAACCTTGGTTCCATGGGGAAGGGTGCAGCTTGGGTTAACGGCCGGGGCATTGGCCGGTACTGGGTCTCCTTCCTTACCCCAAAAGGGGAGCCTTCACAGAAATG GTATAATGTACCGCGTTCCTTCCTCAAGCCAACTGACAACCAGTTGGTTATTCTCgaagaagaaacaggaaaccCAGTTGAGATATCTTTGGATTCCGTTTTGATTACCAAAACATGTGGGCAAGTGTCTGAATCACATTATCCTTTAGTAGCTTCGTGGATGGGTGCAAAGAAACAAAAGGTAAGAAGTGCGAAGAACAGAACCAGAAGGCCTAAGGTCCAATTAAGCTGCCCTAGTAAAAAGAAAATCTCCAACATCTTATTTGCAAGCTTTGGTACCCCATCTGGTGATTGTCAAAGCTATGCTATTGGAATGTGTCACTCGCCAAACTCCAGACCCATTGTAGAACAT GCGTGTCTGGGGAGGGTCAAATGCTCAATTCCAATCTCAAGTCTGAACTTTCAAGGCGATCCATGTCCACACGTCACGAAAACATTGTTGGTCGATGCACAATGCACGTAA
- the LOC103504084 gene encoding beta-galactosidase 16 isoform X1, whose protein sequence is MAKSESCIVICIYSALFFTAPLFHCVLGGNDGIGVTYDGRSLIVNGEHKLLFSGSIHYPRSTPDMWPSLIAKAKEGGIDVIQTYVFWNLHEPQQGTYEFSGRRDIVQFVKEIQAQGLYACLRIGPFIEAEWSYGGLPFWLHDVPGIVYRSDNEPFKLHMQNFTTKIVNMMKSEGLYASQGGPIILSQIENEYTLVEAAFGEKGPPYVQWAAKMAVSLQTGVPWSMCKQNDAPDPVINTCNGMRCGETFTGPNSPTKPSIWTENWTSFYQTYGEEPYIRSAEEIAFHVALFIAAKNGTYVNYYMYHGGTNFGRSASAFMITGYYDQGPLDEYGLTREPKWGHLKELHAAVKLCSTPLLTGTKFNFSLGQSLEAIVFKTESDECAAFLVNRGAIDTDVLFQNVTYELPLGSISILPDCKNVAFNTRRVSVQRNTRSMMTVQKFDSSEEWEEFKEPIPNFEDTELRANKLLEHMGTTKDRSDYLWYTFRVQQDSPDSQQTFEVDSRAHALHAFVNGDYAGSAHGTYKEKGFSLVNTITLRNGINNISLLSVMVGLPDSGAFLETRVAGLRRVGIQGVDFSEQPWGYKVGLSGEQSQIFLDTGSSNVQWSRLGNSSQPLTWYKVLPIINSNYLEFKCSRTDLCYCHSLLIGQTRFDAPPGDDPIALNLGSMGKGAAWVNGRGIGRYWVSFLTPKGEPSQKWYNVPRSFLKPTDNQLVILEEETGNPVEISLDSVLITKTCGQVSESHYPLVASWMGAKKQKVRSAKNRTRRPKVQLSCPSKKKISNILFASFGTPSGDCQSYAIGMCHSPNSRPIVEHACLGRVKCSIPISSLNFQGDPCPHVTKTLLVDAQCT, encoded by the exons ATGTGGCCTTCTTTGATAGCCAAAGCAAAGGAAGGTGGAATAGACGTTATACAAACCTACGTGTTCTGGAACCTTCACGAACCCCAACAAGGAACG TATGAATTTAGTGGAAGACGTGATATAGTACAATTTGTTAAAGAAATACAAGCTCAAGGACTATATGCTTGCCTTAGGATTGGACCCTTCATTGAGGCTGAATGGAGTTATGG AGGTCTACCATTTTGGTTACATGATGTTCCTGGAATTGTTTATCGATCTGACAACGAACCATTTAAG CTTCACATGCAAAACTTCACCACGAAGATCGTGAACATGATGAAGTCGGAAGGCTTATATGCTTCACAAGGAGGACCAATTATACTTTCACAG ATTGAGAATGAATACACATTGGTGGAGGCAGCCTTTGGTGAGAAAGGACCGCCTTATGTTCAATGGGCAGCAAAAATGGCTGTTAGCCTTCAGACTGGTGTGCCATGGAGCATGTGCAAGCAAAACGATGCACCTGACCCCGTG ATTAATACGTGTAATGGGATGAGATGTGGAGAAACATTCACAGGACCAAATTCACCCACTAAGCCATCTATTTGGACTGAGAATTGGACTAGTTT TTATCAAACATATGGTGAAGAACCGTATATAAGATCAGCGGAGGAGATTGCATTTCATGTTGCTCTTTTCATTGCCGCAAAGAATGGGACTTATGTCAATTATTATATG TATCATGGAGGAACCAACTTTGGAAGATCAGCCTCTGCATTTATGATCACAGGTTACTATGACCAAGGCCCCCTGGACGAATATG GTTTAACTAGGGAACCAAAATGGGGTCATCTTAAAGAATTACATGCTGCAGTTAAGCTATGCTCCACGCCATTGCTCACTGGAACAAAATTTAATTTCTCATTGGGACAATCACTAGAA gcCATTGTGTTCAAAACGGAGTCCGATGAATGTGCTGCCTTCTTGGTGAATAGGGGAGCTATAGACACGGATGTCCTCTTTCAGAATGTTACTTATGAGTTACCTCTTGGATCCATCAGCATCTTACCAGATTGTAAAAATGTGGCCTTCAATACTAGAAGA GTAAGTGTACAACGTAATACGAGATCAATGATGACAGTACAAAAGTTCGATTCATCTGAAGAATGGGAAGAATTCAAGGAACCAATACCTAACTTTGAGGATACCGAATTAAGAGCAAACAAATTATTAGAGCATATGGGTACAACAAAAGACAGATCAGACTATCTTTGGTACACTTTTAG GGTTCAACAAGATTCACCTGACTCTCAACAAACATTTGAAGTGGATTCTCGAGCTCATGCCTTGCATGCATTTGTCAATGGGGATTATGCAG GCTCTGCGCATGGAACTTACAAAGAAAAAGGTTTCTCTCTTGTGAATACTATTACATTGAGAAATGGCATCAACAATATCTCATTGCTCAGTGTAATGGTTGGGTTACCG GACTCTGGAGCATTTCTTGAGACCAGAGTTGCTGGACTGCGAAGAGTGGGAATTCAAGGCGTGGATTTCTCAGAACAACCATGGGGATACAAG GTTGGCCTATCAGGAGAGCAATCGCAAATATTTTTAGACACTGGGTCAAGCAATGTTCAGTGGAGCAGGTTAGGAAACTCTTCTCAGCCGCTCACATGGTACAAGGTACTACCAATAATCAATAGCAACTATCTTGAATTCAAATGTTCACGAACTGACCTTTGTTATTGTCATTCATTGCTAATCGGGCAGACTCGGTTTGATGCACCTCCTGGTGATGATCCAATTGCACTGAACCTTGGTTCCATGGGGAAGGGTGCAGCTTGGGTTAACGGCCGGGGCATTGGCCGGTACTGGGTCTCCTTCCTTACCCCAAAAGGGGAGCCTTCACAGAAATG GTATAATGTACCGCGTTCCTTCCTCAAGCCAACTGACAACCAGTTGGTTATTCTCgaagaagaaacaggaaaccCAGTTGAGATATCTTTGGATTCCGTTTTGATTACCAAAACATGTGGGCAAGTGTCTGAATCACATTATCCTTTAGTAGCTTCGTGGATGGGTGCAAAGAAACAAAAGGTAAGAAGTGCGAAGAACAGAACCAGAAGGCCTAAGGTCCAATTAAGCTGCCCTAGTAAAAAGAAAATCTCCAACATCTTATTTGCAAGCTTTGGTACCCCATCTGGTGATTGTCAAAGCTATGCTATTGGAATGTGTCACTCGCCAAACTCCAGACCCATTGTAGAACAT GCGTGTCTGGGGAGGGTCAAATGCTCAATTCCAATCTCAAGTCTGAACTTTCAAGGCGATCCATGTCCACACGTCACGAAAACATTGTTGGTCGATGCACAATGCACGTAA